From Prevotella melaninogenica, the proteins below share one genomic window:
- the nqrC gene encoding NADH:ubiquinone reductase (Na(+)-transporting) subunit C has protein sequence MKTNSNSYTIIYSAILVLIVAFLLAFVFQALKPMQDANVQLDQQKQILFALNQNRDMSNEEAVKLWKQIIVADDIINADGKVVEAGKQGGVDAGFKLNSKDAKEGKLALFRCKVDGQDKYVIPVYGNGLWGPINGFIAINGDKRTVFGAYFNHESETAGLGAEIKDNKAWQDLFKGKHLFSGNDTQKIALAVEKKIEDPSTQVDAVTGATLTSNGVTEMFHADKGGLQPYVKFLNSK, from the coding sequence ATGAAAACAAATAGTAATTCTTATACAATTATCTATTCTGCCATCCTCGTGCTGATTGTAGCCTTTTTGCTTGCTTTCGTGTTCCAAGCATTGAAGCCAATGCAGGATGCTAATGTACAGCTTGATCAGCAGAAGCAGATTCTCTTTGCACTCAATCAGAATCGTGATATGAGCAATGAGGAGGCTGTTAAGCTTTGGAAGCAGATTATTGTGGCAGATGACATCATCAATGCAGATGGTAAGGTCGTTGAGGCTGGAAAGCAGGGTGGCGTTGATGCCGGCTTTAAGTTGAATAGTAAGGATGCCAAGGAAGGCAAACTCGCATTGTTCCGTTGCAAGGTAGATGGTCAGGATAAGTATGTTATCCCTGTTTATGGTAACGGTCTTTGGGGTCCTATCAATGGTTTCATCGCTATCAATGGTGATAAGAGAACCGTCTTTGGTGCTTACTTTAACCACGAGAGTGAGACTGCTGGTCTTGGTGCTGAAATCAAAGACAATAAGGCATGGCAGGATTTGTTCAAGGGTAAGCATCTCTTTAGTGGAAACGATACTCAGAAGATAGCACTTGCTGTTGAAAAGAAGATCGAAGACCCATCTACGCAGGTAGATGCCGTAACAGGTGCAACACTTACCAGTAATGGTGTAACAGAGATGTTCCATGCAGACAAGGGTGGACTTCAGCCTTACGTTAAATTCCTGAACAGCAAATAA
- the nqrE gene encoding NADH:ubiquinone reductase (Na(+)-transporting) subunit E: MEHLISLFFRSIFVDNMIFAFFLGMCSYLAVSKSVKTSLGLGVAVTFVLLVTTPINYLLLTKVLGPDCLAEGVDLTYLSFILFIAVIAGIVQIVEMAVEKFSPSLYGALGIFLPLIAVNCAIMGASLFMQQRIGLDPASTQYIGTVWDALVYGTGSGLGWTLAIVAMGAIREKMEYSDVPKPLQGLGITFITVGLMAMAMMCFSGLKI, from the coding sequence ATGGAACATCTTATTAGTTTATTCTTCCGGTCCATCTTTGTGGACAATATGATATTTGCGTTCTTCCTTGGTATGTGTTCATACCTTGCGGTATCTAAGAGCGTAAAGACTTCATTGGGTCTTGGTGTAGCCGTAACATTCGTGTTGCTCGTTACCACACCAATCAACTATCTTTTGCTGACTAAGGTTCTCGGACCAGACTGTCTTGCAGAGGGTGTTGACCTTACTTATCTTAGTTTCATTCTCTTTATCGCTGTCATTGCTGGTATCGTACAGATTGTGGAGATGGCTGTTGAGAAGTTCTCACCTTCACTTTACGGTGCGTTGGGTATCTTCCTTCCGCTGATTGCCGTTAACTGTGCTATCATGGGTGCTTCACTCTTTATGCAGCAGCGTATCGGTCTTGACCCAGCAAGCACACAGTATATCGGTACTGTATGGGACGCACTTGTCTATGGTACAGGTTCTGGTCTTGGCTGGACATTGGCTATCGTGGCAATGGGCGCTATTCGTGAGAAGATGGAATATTCTGATGTACCAAAGCCTTTGCAGGGTCTTGGTATCACATTTATTACAGTAGGACTGATGGCAATGGCAATGATGTGCTTCTCAGGTCTTAAAATCTAA
- a CDS encoding NADH:ubiquinone reductase (Na(+)-transporting) subunit D, producing the protein MDLFSKQNREVFSNPLNLDNPIMVQVLGICSALAVTSQLKPAIVMGLAVTIITAFSNVIISLIRNTIPNRIRIIVQLVVVAALVTVVSQILKAVAYDVSVELSVYVGLIITNCILMGRLEAFAMTNKPWPSFLDGVGNGLGYAMILVVVGAVREFFGRGSLLGFKILPQSLYDAGYMDNGMMSMPAMALILLGCVIWVHRAYFYKEDKK; encoded by the coding sequence ATGGATTTATTCTCAAAACAAAATAGAGAGGTGTTCAGCAATCCGCTGAATCTGGACAACCCAATTATGGTCCAGGTGCTCGGTATCTGTTCTGCCCTTGCCGTAACTTCACAGCTGAAGCCGGCGATTGTTATGGGACTTGCCGTTACCATTATCACGGCATTCTCTAATGTTATTATTTCACTTATCCGTAACACAATCCCTAACCGTATTCGTATTATCGTACAGTTGGTGGTTGTTGCTGCTCTGGTAACAGTTGTTAGTCAGATTCTCAAGGCTGTAGCTTACGACGTGAGTGTAGAGCTTTCTGTCTACGTAGGACTTATCATTACCAACTGTATCCTTATGGGACGTCTTGAGGCTTTTGCTATGACCAACAAGCCTTGGCCAAGTTTCCTTGATGGTGTCGGCAATGGTTTGGGTTATGCTATGATACTTGTTGTTGTAGGTGCTGTTCGTGAGTTCTTTGGTCGTGGCTCATTGCTCGGTTTCAAGATTCTCCCACAAAGTCTCTATGATGCAGGTTATATGGACAACGGAATGATGTCAATGCCAGCGATGGCACTCATCCTTCTCGGTTGTGTTATTTGGGTTCATCGTGCATATTTCTATAAAGAAGACAAGAAGTAA